The Aedes albopictus strain Foshan chromosome 1, AalbF5, whole genome shotgun sequence genomic interval AgtaaggacacaagtcgtggacgTGTAAAGGCTATGgcaggagcaaactctgcatgaagtgtggagtagaaggccCCATAGCAAGGGAGTGCAAATCAGAACCAAAGTGCCTGATTTGCATGGCAAATAGGGGCCACATGATGGGCGTGCCTACATGTCcaagcacgcgaggaggtcgagcCAACCGACGATaacgcaggttttttttttctataaaaagacacggacatgtttaatgcttccagtgagctatttgctctttgaaggaagcacgacactagacaacgaactagcatgcaacgcccagtggcacagccgaaaacttttcctgacagctgcggcgggaatcgaacccgcgctccttagcacgatgcgagtataggcttggtgaccttagtcgCACGACCATGAAGCCACACACAgctacacagctaaacctgaaccactgcttCACACAAGAGctactgtggcagtcagtctcggagccAAATACAGACATCACTCTACTATTGGATCCATACcgtatccctcccgataacgggaacttgATAGCGGATAAGGTGTACAACCGGTTGTTTCccgatccaggaaataatttccacgtcgcacgaggacTTCGCAAAAGCGAAGATCAACTggatgtactactgcagttgttatgagCCAGTAGTGGTCGCTACAGGCGGGTACACGATCAAATCCAAGCACtcgctgaagcaattgggggtcatgatcgatgaTAGACTGAAATGAAAATGGCGGAAGCCACAAGGAATACTCCTGAAAAAGTGCAAGCATTGCGTACGATAATCGAAAAGATGATGTCAagtagctcggcaatagtctcgagcaagcgtaagctgctcgcgacagtagcAGTCTCCATACTCCGTGAAGAAACTCGAGGGTACACATAGGCTGATGTGTCTTAGGGTGGTCAACACATACCGCACCGGTATCAAAAGCCACGGTATGTGTGCTAACGGGCATGGAGCGCTGCGGCACACATATTTAACCGTGTTTGAGTAACAGGAGCCAGGACTCAAtcttccaggggagagaggacaactcAAGGCGATAGCTggtcatgtacggtccccctaaAAACTGTGGAAAAGCCCATAGAAGCTGAAATGCGGGCTTCGTACCAGTATGGACGTTGTGCCAAGGAAACGAAGAAGTGCGGTTTTTTTTTATCCCGCCGAAGATTACGAAGGAATGATGAACTTGCATGCCTGTGTCCAACAGTCGATATCCGGTTTTCATATCTTCCGGTCAATTTGTTCGTCTCTACAGTTTCCAATAATTTATAAGCGAATAGGTACTTACCATACTTGTGAATAACCCTTCGCACCAGATCCTTCGATGGTTCCTTCATGTCGTACGCCCATCCAATCTTCGCGAACAAATCCAACCAGAACGTGGTCAAGTTGGTCGAATAGTTGCCCAGCTCGGCCGCTTTGTAGTCCCACGGAAACACGTGATGATAGTTGTGCCAGCCTTCGCCCAGTGCCACGATAGATACCGCCTTGTTCTCCACCGGTTGAATTCGTCTGTGGGGTAACTAAAATGTAACTAAAAATGTTCGGCCTAATTTTGGTGTTGAATATTCACTTGTCGTACGGCCGGTTGCCGTAGATGTGCGCCGCACTATTGACCAACCAGGTGAAGTTCAAGGTCAGTGCATTTCGCAGCAGACAGTTAGCCAGGAACGACAGAACAAAGTCTTCGTTGAAGAAGTACCATGGAATCATCGACGGGATGACGAACGTGAACAAAAGCTTCAGCGCTACAAAGTGCTTCTCGTGGAACTGGATAACCGGATCGGCCAGCACGTCGCTCATGTCGATCAGACGACCCTTTTTGATGCACTCCGGGTGCTTCCTCAGCATCAGCCAACCAACGTGGGCGAAGAAGAAGCCCCGGTTCGAGTTGTGCGGGTCGGCATCGGTTTCGGAGTACTTGTGATGGATTCGGTGATCCCGGACCCAAT includes:
- the LOC109430354 gene encoding acyl-CoA Delta-9 desaturase-like: MTVASVPRAPLTAGATPKSDDKLSKMKEIISDTNNNDISMNDDKSVSDKDLDQYINHYNEWKQSKAGKWSQELVERILGTKFDAEIKWKNVAMIGGLHFITAALFFVYVWDSTIITWVWGFIVGGCAGFGVTGGAHRLWTHRAYKAKLPLRIILMCCYCMAGQNSLYDWVRDHRIHHKYSETDADPHNSNRGFFFAHVGWLMLRKHPECIKKGRLIDMSDVLADPVIQFHEKHFVALKLLFTFVIPSMIPWYFFNEDFVLSFLANCLLRNALTLNFTWLVNSAAHIYGNRPYDKRIQPVENKAVSIVALGEGWHNYHHVFPWDYKAAELGNYSTNLTTFWLDLFAKIGWAYDMKEPSKDLVRRVIHKYGDGTHITTPIAQLKEVPEPDATKSQ